The DNA sequence AAGCGGTTTGTCTCTTCTTTCATTATGCGGACGGCTAGTCGGCTAAAGAGTGGAACTCTCTGCTGAGGTCAGTTTTTCCGGAACGCTATCTGGACATCattaaggtcaaagtgaacagacaccttctaggcaaacatgtaccatcttaggcctcatcttcgccttccatcaagcgagattgaacctattttatatttaaaaaaaagttctgtTCTGTTGTGTTcttgtttagaaaaaaaagtatcatATCCATGTAAATGGTTAATTATCGACGCTATATATTGATAAAAAGATATAGCTCATAGTATTTAGTTTGCATAAGAATACAaagcaaaatgaaattttactaaacatttattgAGAGCAGTACCTAGATTTTAATTATTCGGTGTTGTGGCCGCAGTTctaattctaacctaacccaaccttaTTACGTAGCTGCTGTTATGTTCTGGCGCTACGCCTGCTGCTGTcacagcacgcttactttgctggccttaatTTAACCTTAGATAACCCATTTTTATGGTACCTGTTCgttcctttaactatgtcattatGCCATGTTAAGGTCAGCACTATTTgaaaattagtttaaaaaaacaaaaaaaaacaaggaacttacacctatacctacaaaataaagcttaaacatacttacttataattatttgaaattccGTGACAATACTATTGTACAGACTActattttgctatgccattatgccatatacAAATCAGCGATACTgttgttctgctatttaatattctgaagaagtatattcggcgataacAGTGTTCTgccatttaatattctgagaaatgactattattcgaaatgataattatgcaaagtaataattatgcaaaagtatcattcgactaaaaaaaaatatgtgatacCGGTTATGTGAAGTgtatcgatattatgcaagataaagggaaccctaATTACAGTCGTTCAGGCCCCTATCAGGCCAAAGTTAGGTTAGATGTTCAGAGGAAGAAAATAACAATACATAGCCATGATGGATTCAGaaagaaacaatattttgtatggcgtttaaatattctattaaataatattattgtactaaataatttggaaaacaatacgtattgcattcgtattatggcatctaattttcgggaaaataagcATATATCAAGTACATTTTCTAGTAAtcgaaacattcgggcaaataCAATTTATGAAATTATAGCATAATATAACTTTCGGACAAACAGTAGATAACCATTACAAAGAAACCCTAGCCTGTACTATTAGTAGCATAAAGAGGTTTCTTTATTATGCAGGATAGGGTTCTACCCTGTactattagtagcacaaagaaaCGTTTCCTCAGCTGTACCATATATACCTTATTGATACAGCATTTTCTtgggaaaaaaaacaaatgaaaaatcttattttcatttcaaaattgTATTACATTACAATTGTCATCAATACATTGAAATTATAAcattaacttttaaaaagtaaacattaatttagcagaaatacaaaaaatgaactaaaagaatttctttgctcacccaccttcaaaattaaaaaaagataaattcaaaaaaaatcaaagaaaaccaaagaaattattttagttcattctcTGCAAAGtaccgcctgattcaataaattatttagaaatacaaaagcttattttaggttatgaaaaatagttaaataattataatagtaaaatataaactgtTTATGTAAATGTAAGATTCGGATCTCACAAGATTTACAGGTACAGTATCTGTAGAACGGTCTCACAGTATcattcataataaattcccttcattatatcaaaaaatattcgtgtgttttgctaagtcagtaattctacttgatttctaactctacactgtTTAAATTGTCTCAATAACATGAAAACAACCTGGGTATCatctaaaacatttaattcgcACTCATAATAAAAAGAGAtttaaaacacacaaaaacaacTCTATATAAAACTTAGTGTAGTGACTCTACCCTCGATTCGGAGCAAACTGCTTTTtggttttaagttatttaattaaaaacttgtaTAAATTACCACGCAATGTTGATTACTTGATCTTAATTGTATATCTTTTAGTACAGAGACAGCTAAAAGTATTCTAAACTAAGATCTTATGATCAGACAACAACTTAATATTACAAGactaataaaacatatttttctttttttactcctacataatattatattcttcACCATTAGCCAGCAGCCCTTGTCCTCCGCTTAACCTTTTCActgccacgtcaaatacaaaagacatcatccatacgccaggcttccatattgcaatgcctaaaattaaaccttaacacaattgaacgaaggttgctcttgcattgaagtaatggacgtgggccagcgtgggaactaattCACATTGCCTCTCAACCAAGAAAGgaactgtgcccagcagtgggacgtatatagactaatgatgatgatgatgatgtataggGATGTGATAAAAACTAGGCGTGTTAAGTAAAATGTTCAAATTGAATTGACTAAAATGATTCGTTTTATCTTTTCCCTAGAACAgctcagggatttgatcaaaatCGCTAAGAGAAATGATGAAATCCATCGGCCATTGCCATAATTCTATCATTCCCCTAAAACGGCTCGGAGACttgatcaaatcactgaattccgcaagggaaatgatacaacgcgatgtttttttatcatctccCGGGACTTGATCATATCCCTGGGTAATTTGTTCAAATCACTGTTTTAATCATATCCCTGCGACAAATATAAGTCGTTGGCGTGGAATctgcggtgcgtatatatgagtcgttggcgtcgaaaaggttaagtTGGTTTTTAGTTCGTTTCGTACATTATACGTGGTTTGACTGACGTAGTTCCCTTACTGGTTTTTGTAAGCGATAGTtaaacacaaacatcgcaggCTCCATCTCTAGGGTATCGTCTACAGGTGGcaaataattctgaaaaaaaagcaGCTTGTTAAAGGTCGGTCCTAAATTTGGGTGATACTTAATTTAGGTGAATGAATTATGGTAACCCAAAcaatcatttaattttagggCGTTCGGCcatacaaaaatatgaaaatacatATAGTGCGTAGGTAAAGCACGTTCTAGACGGATGTAATCCAACGGCCCAACAGgggaagtgcaaaattcgaacttcgtatgttgccgtcccgctgactcttatattatttaatacgagagtgagagggacggtacgatacgaacttcgaatttcgtagtagcccctgtaTCATCGACGTTTTGCacaagcagcagggctactacgaaactcgaaactcgaagttcgtgtcgtgcgatccctctggcacttatactgtttaacacgagagcgagagggacggtacgatacgaacttcgattttcgagtttcgtagtagtcctgcaggccctatactacgaagtgcaaaactcgaacttcgtatgttgccgtcccgctggcgcttatgtcatttaatacgcgagtgaaaaagacgatgcgatacgaacttcgattttcgagtttcgtagtagccccctctGAAATGGTGACTTCGCGCTCACTTTACTGTGATCAGGAAATGACGAGTACCTAGGTTCAATCCCAGCtccaactttattattattgtctcagtaaaatttaaaaaatacttactttcaaaactttcaaaaaactttttctattaAGAATATTCTTGGGCTCGAATCTCTTTggtcttgttgttgttgttggctCACTGTTGTTTGGATCATTCATACACGCGTTTGTCACAGTGCATTGATCTGAATAAGGGTCGTAATCTCTCTCCCTGATAGTTTTGGAATCGTACTCATCGTCATAGCGAATGTCATGGCCGGCGCCTGCGTCGAAGATACTGGAACATAcaaatctattgaataatgtttttccatcgtattttgacCGGATACAagtggctagagaacctgactacgaagcttaaggtcccgagTTAGATTAATTTAGTTACTaggttttgcccgcggctccgcccgcgtggtattcagttatcgcgcgctggtccctcgggaactgtgcatttttccgggataaaaagtagcctatgtcacactcggacccataaactatctctatgccaaaaatcacgtcgatccgaggcatgaaagacggacaaacacacaaacacactttcgcatttataatattagtatggatatggattactACTTCAATAAATGTTAATGGCTAAAAACGGCAAGTACCTTACTTCTACCCTAATATTacaaatcccaccaaaaacttAAATGGGATCAAGGATTTTGTACTTTGTACACAATTTTCCAAGTAGATatatccatcatcccagcctatatacgtcccactgctgggcacaggcctcctctcagaacaagagggcttgggccatagttcccacgcgggcccagtgcggattgggaacttcacacgcaccattgaattgcttcacaggtttgtgcaggtttccccacgatgttttccttcaccgcaaagctcgtggtaaatttcaaatgtaattccgcacatgaatttcgaaaaactcagaggtgcgagccggggtttgaacccacgaccctctgtttgagaggttttttttttaaagtacactGCTATTACTCTTAAACCACTAATATAATTCTCATTCTAGCAATTATTTTTCTgtgttatagttttctttgttatttgatacctacgagtatttacCATGTATCATCCAtcataaattttacaaaatgttcAAACCATCAGTTTAGCTTTAAGACGGGGGAGGGACGCACGATTTTAAGGGAGGTACCCTACAAAATTGTTCCCTACATTTTATTTCACcactttttgtcggcataattggAACATTCTcgtatatccatgcaaaattgcagctttttAGCACCaatagtctctaagctaagccgcgacAGACATTATGGAGAAACTTTAACGGCTCTGTTTTTGCTagtttggctacggaaccctaaaaaaccccCCCTTCATTAGctgtatactcgtatataatataatatcgtATCGTAATATAAGTCAAGAAAGGTCAAAGTACTAAATAGTAAGAATAGTAAGAATTGCCATgccgcttacgctaatattaattaatacgagagtgagagggacggtacgatacgaacttcgatttttgaatttcgtagtagcccccctagTTCTACATTACGAGTATTGCACGCTAAAGCCTGACCAAGCCTGAGgtcatattgtctaacgctttcaccatctctttctaccctcatccgttaccgtgtgacagaaagaaccggtgaaaacgatta is a window from the Choristoneura fumiferana chromosome 13, NRCan_CFum_1, whole genome shotgun sequence genome containing:
- the LOC141434335 gene encoding uncharacterized protein yields the protein MFIKFLFIMLVLLIFDAGAGHDIRYDDEYDSKTIRERDYDPYSDQCTVTNACMNDPNNSEPTTTTRPKRFEPKNILNRKSFLKVLKNYLPPVDDTLEMEPAMFVFNYRLQKPVRELRQSNHV